TTTAACTGCTTTATATCTTCAATCAAAAAATCTGCGCCTGCGATTATAAGTTCATCACTTCCCCTGAAACCGTAAACAGCGCCGCAGGTCATTACACCCGCATTTTTACCTGCCTCTATGTCAATTCTGCTGTCGCCTACGAATACAGTATTTTCTGGTCTAATATCCAATTCCTCTAATACAATATCAATCGCCTGCGGATGAGGTTTTTTGTTCAGGACATTGTCTCCTCCAACGACCCTTTTAAAATATCCTGATATTGCCAGACCATCAAGTATCTTTTTTGTTAAGCCGATAGGCTTGTTTGTAACTATTGCAAGTTTTTTATCTTTAAAATATTCAATGACATCTTTTGCACCAGGGTATAAAAATGTATCCATAAGAAGATGTCCTTCATAGTATCTTAAAAAGAGCTCTCTTGCCTCACTTAAAAGATTATGCCTCTTTACAGGGATTGCCTGCTCAAGCAGCATACCGACTCCCCACCCTATGTATGACTTTATTACATCATAAGGGAGTTCATCAAACCCCATATGGTTAAGTGTCTTATTCACTGCCCATACAATATCCCTGCTTGACTCAATGAGTGTTCCGTCTAAATCAAAGATTATCAAATCAACCATTACCTTTTTTCCCATCAGATCTCCTATACTATCCTGCCCCCATCAATCTATAACCTTAAATCTAACCCTTCCAACCAACTGCCCTCCCCCTGTCTCAATATCCACTATCCATGTCCCCTTTGCATCATTTCTGGCAAGAGTCCTCTTTGACCATGTTCTGTAGCCCTCTTTTCTCCCGCCTGTAATCACCTGAGGGACCTTCTGTATAAATACATCATCCTTTTTCCATACATGCCACAATGTCTCTTTTATGCCCATTGGCGCGAATATAGATGTATAGCAGTATATAGTCTCAAGCCCTTTTGATGATATACTTGAAAACGGTGATGTCGGCTCTTTTTTTACCCTGTCTATATCTGTGCTTGCTGTGCCAGAAATAAGTTTTAATGGCACAGGCGGGATAAAGCCTTTTAACAAATTTACTGCCAGGAAAGAAATAAGAATCATTGGAATAATAATAAATATCATTCCCAAATTAAAACCTTTCAGGACATGCTTTGAACTCACCACGATTTGTCTATAATTAACAAATAAAGGTGACAGCAATAAGATGGATAGTGAAATGCTTATATAAAGGCTGAAGATATTTCTTACACCTGCAAGGACAGGCAGGCAAAAATTTAAAAAGGCAAACAGGTTGAATGTATAGAACAAAAACTGTGTAACCTTGCTGCGTAAAATCACTGTCCTGTAGAGGTTGTCAAATGTTGTTATTATTGCCAGCGCTGTTATGATAATGAGAAAAACCACATTTTTTGAATAAAGGGTTGAACTCTGATAGTAGATTGGCAGGAGGAATAATATCAAATCCTGATAAATGTTCTGATTTATAAATTCAATACACCATACAGCGATCGGAAATATTTTGTTTTCGCAAGAGAGATGTCTTGCAAATCGCAGCAGTATTATAGTGGTAATGCCTATGAATATGAGATAAATGAATGCCCATCTTATAAATTCAAATCCCCTTTCCCATAACACTATGGTTAGTATCCCAAGCAGAAGCGAAAGGTATGGAAAGTATTTATAATACCTATTGGTTACATGAACAAGTCTATCAATATAAGAAAGGATTATCTCTTTCAAGTCTGTTCAATCTTCTTTGCAATCTCAACAACCTTGTCAACAGAAACCATGATGAGTTTCTTGCCTTTTTCTTTTGTTGCCTTTTGCGGATTTCCCCAGACACCGTTTTTCCAGTGTTTGACCTTGTCCCTTGCAATAAACGGTGCTGGAAATTCTGGATACTCCTCTTTTGCCCTGCCTTTTACTAGGTTTGGAGCGAGGTATAAAACCCTTGATGTCTCAATCTCTCCAGCATGTCCGTCGTTTTCTGTTTCAACCACCTTCCCTGCTTCTTTTACTATGCTGTCGTATTCTGATATTACAGCGATTTTAATATCACAAATCTCATCTATCAGTCCCTCGCCAACCTCACGAAGCGCTGACATATGTATGCCCCCGGCATGTCCTGAAATTAAGATGAAATTCTTTAGTCCCTGCGAGTATGCTGATTTGATTATATCCCTTGTTATTGCCCTTAAACTATTCGGGGAGATGCCGATG
The genomic region above belongs to Deltaproteobacteria bacterium and contains:
- a CDS encoding DUF2914 domain-containing protein; translated protein: MKEIILSYIDRLVHVTNRYYKYFPYLSLLLGILTIVLWERGFEFIRWAFIYLIFIGITTIILLRFARHLSCENKIFPIAVWCIEFINQNIYQDLILFLLPIYYQSSTLYSKNVVFLIIITALAIITTFDNLYRTVILRSKVTQFLFYTFNLFAFLNFCLPVLAGVRNIFSLYISISLSILLLSPLFVNYRQIVVSSKHVLKGFNLGMIFIIIPMILISFLAVNLLKGFIPPVPLKLISGTASTDIDRVKKEPTSPFSSISSKGLETIYCYTSIFAPMGIKETLWHVWKKDDVFIQKVPQVITGGRKEGYRTWSKRTLARNDAKGTWIVDIETGGGQLVGRVRFKVID
- a CDS encoding creatininase family protein, producing MLLENITMTDFKKGLKKTKTLIIPFGTVEEHGSHLPLSTDTIQVYEVCKEAAKRVNVFVAPPLHFGVLTSTRQHAGSIGISPNSLRAITRDIIKSAYSQGLKNFILISGHAGGIHMSALREVGEGLIDEICDIKIAVISEYDSIVKEAGKVVETENDGHAGEIETSRVLYLAPNLVKGRAKEEYPEFPAPFIARDKVKHWKNGVWGNPQKATKEKGKKLIMVSVDKVVEIAKKIEQT
- a CDS encoding HAD-IA family hydrolase; protein product: MGKKVMVDLIIFDLDGTLIESSRDIVWAVNKTLNHMGFDELPYDVIKSYIGWGVGMLLEQAIPVKRHNLLSEARELFLRYYEGHLLMDTFLYPGAKDVIEYFKDKKLAIVTNKPIGLTKKILDGLAISGYFKRVVGGDNVLNKKPHPQAIDIVLEELDIRPENTVFVGDSRIDIEAGKNAGVMTCGAVYGFRGSDELIIAGADFLIEDIKQLKNMLI